In Mycobacteriales bacterium, the sequence GCGCGGAGCGGCTCGCGCAGGCGGTGTCCACACCGGGACGCGCGCAGTACCGGCACTACGTGAGCGCAGCCCAGTTCGACGCCCGCTTCGCCCCGTCCAGCGGGACGGTGCACGCCGTGACGGACTTCCTGAAGGCGCAGGGCTTCACCGTGTCCGCGGTGGCGCAGGGCAATCGCTGGGTCGAGGCGGCCGGTTCGGCCGCGAAGGTCAACCGGGCCTTCGGGACCCAGCTGAAGAACTACACGTGGAAGGGCCGCCAGCTGCGTGCCCCGTCGAAGGCCGTGTCCGTCCCGTCGTCGATCTCCTCGTCGATCGCCGGCGTCACCGGCCTCGACACCGGCGCACTATTGCGCCGACCCCTCGGCAAGCGGGTCGCCGGCGCACCGGCGCCGCAGAGCAAGCCATCCGCCGCTCCAGCGCCGTCGCAGTGCTCGCAGTTCTTCGGGCAGCACTCCCAGACGGTGCCCGCGGCGTACAGCGGCCAGACCCAGTACCCGACCTACGGCTGCGGCTACACGCCCAACCAGCTGCAGGGTGCCTATGGCGTGAAGAGCGCGATCTCCAAGGGGCGTGACGGGCACGGAGTCACCGTGGCCATCACCGATGCCTACGCGTCGCCGACCATGAAGGCGGACGCCAACACCTACTCCGGCCTCACCGGGATTCCGCAGTTCGCGGCCGGGCAGTACAGCCAGAAGGTGTTCCAACCGTTCGGCATGCAGAAGGAGTGCGGCGGCGAGGCCGGCTGGAACGGCGAGGAGACTCTCGACGTCGAGGCCGTGCACGGAATGGCTGCCGGGGCCAATGTCCTCTACGTCGGCGCCAAGGACTGCGACCAGGGCCTCGATCAGGCGCTGAACTACATCGTCCAGAACCACTCCGCAGACCTGATCAGTAACTCCTGGGGCAACAACGGCGAGGACGTCCCTGCTGCCGAACTCGCCAAGGAGCACTCGAT encodes:
- a CDS encoding S53 family peptidase gives rise to the protein MTLAGTQPAWAQPARATGDLSSSKSVAFSVVLPLRDAAGAERLAQAVSTPGRAQYRHYVSAAQFDARFAPSSGTVHAVTDFLKAQGFTVSAVAQGNRWVEAAGSAAKVNRAFGTQLKNYTWKGRQLRAPSKAVSVPSSISSSIAGVTGLDTGALLRRPLGKRVAGAPAPQSKPSAAPAPSQCSQFFGQHSQTVPAAYSGQTQYPTYGCGYTPNQLQGAYGVKSAISKGRDGHGVTVAITDAYASPTMKADANTYSGLTGIPQFAAGQYSQKVFQPFGMQKECGGEAGWNGEETLDVEAVHGMAAGANVLYVGAKDCDQGLDQALNYIVQNHSADLISNSWGNNGEDVPAAELAKEHSIFVQSAAEGIGMYFSSGDSGDELANVGSTQPDYPASDPTVTAVGGTSLGVGAADNYLFETGWGTALDRVTTDFTGYQEPLPGSFSGGAGGGTSTLWKQPAYQQGVVKPSLSRKFGGKAMRVVPDVATVADPYTGFLVGQTSGGKFGTYAIGGTSVACPVFAGIQALASQGLSSPLGFANPTLYGLAGTKAFRDVLPTRTPTGITNPTGSYLVTLDRDSSLQTGLKYDDVTGNGSPNGTRFLNAESGN